In Seonamhaeicola sp. S2-3, the genomic window TGCTTACTCCGTTACAGACGAAACGGGTTGGCAAAGTAGAACCTCAATAGATATTAAAATTGTAGAATAAATAATCATACTTTATTAAACGTAAAGTTCTAATGAATTAGAGTTAGTTATACCCTGCTTTTCTTTATTACTATTGGTATTTTTTAAACAAGCTCCTATTTTATATAATGAACTAGAGTAAACCATCAACAAATAATTTTAAAAAAAGTCTTTAATTAAATACTAAAAATCATGGTAAACTCATCAAAACTTGATGATTTAAGGGGTTAAACTCTCTCAAATCTAAAAACACTATCTTCTTGTTTTACATGAAAAAATTTGCAGTTAGAATAATGCACAAACTCAAAGGTTTTATGATAATCAAACCCATAGCCTACTACTTTAAAAATAGCATCTACATCAATATTTCCGTAAGGAGATAAGCGCCTAAATCTATATTGCAGCTCATGATTTGTTTGGTACAATTCAAACCAAGCTCCCGCGGCAATTCCAGAAAGCCATTGTCCTTTTTTATGTACTTCATCAAAATGTTTTGGCTCTAAAGTTCCTACTAAATTTACTTTATGGTTTTTAAGTTTATCTAAAAAGCAACGAATATTTTCACTCATTTGCGACCCTGTAAACTCACTTATTTTACCAATTTCAGACACCTCATAAACATAATTTTCGGTATCTGCTAAAAGCACATTACCAACTGTACTTGGTGTAAACCATTTAGATTTTATAAGTCGTTTTTTAATCACTTCATCAGTAACCGAAGCTATTAAACTATCAGTTACAAAACGTGCACAGTTACAAGCATCTTTAATAAATGCTGCATACCTTATAAAATGCTTTTCCTGCATTTTTGTAATGTGAGTTCTAGCTTTTTTATAATCAACAGCATTACAAACCGATGCGATTAACTTACCTTCACCATGGGTTAATTTTGGGTGTGTTGCTAAGAACACTAATATTTCATCAAGGTTTTTAATGATATTGTTTTCAATTTTGGCTTTTAATGGAAAATGCAGTTCGTTATCAGTTTGCCTTCCGCGTACTCTTCCTGTTGGTTCTGGAGTAATGTAGCGCCCAAAATCATGATACTCTAAAACACCTGTTTCTTTATCAATAAGTACTAATGCAGCATGACCTGCACGCAAATAGTTTTTCTTGCCAATACCTAAATATCTTAAAAAGGGAGAAAACCATTCATCTGAAACCATAACGATAGTCTCAGGATATGCTAGGGTTAAAATGATTCCAGTATTATTCATTAACTATTTGTGGCAAACTAAAAGTTTTATTTATTTCTGTACCGCTTTGAAGGTTTTCATGAAACATAAAAACAGTATCAGTTTGTTTTTCTACTTGGGTGATGCTTGTTGTTTTTACAAAACCTCGATTCATTAAAACTCCATAATCAAGATTTTTGCCTCCGCCTTCTTTGTGGAATTTTATTAAAGAATAGGCATTTAAATTATTGTTTG contains:
- a CDS encoding DUF6695 family protein, with the translated sequence MNNTGIILTLAYPETIVMVSDEWFSPFLRYLGIGKKNYLRAGHAALVLIDKETGVLEYHDFGRYITPEPTGRVRGRQTDNELHFPLKAKIENNIIKNLDEILVFLATHPKLTHGEGKLIASVCNAVDYKKARTHITKMQEKHFIRYAAFIKDACNCARFVTDSLIASVTDEVIKKRLIKSKWFTPSTVGNVLLADTENYVYEVSEIGKISEFTGSQMSENIRCFLDKLKNHKVNLVGTLEPKHFDEVHKKGQWLSGIAAGAWFELYQTNHELQYRFRRLSPYGNIDVDAIFKVVGYGFDYHKTFEFVHYSNCKFFHVKQEDSVFRFERV